One window of the Gemmatimonadota bacterium genome contains the following:
- a CDS encoding histidine triad nucleotide-binding protein, whose protein sequence is MGGSTSCIFCRIASGEIPVRLVHEDDQLVAFHDLNPQAPAHVLVIPRRHVESLGSLVKDDAELAGRLLLTAAEIARSLKVDETGYRVVANVGEDGGQSVAHLHLHLLGGRAMVWPPG, encoded by the coding sequence ATGGGCGGATCCACTTCCTGCATCTTCTGCCGCATCGCGAGCGGCGAAATCCCCGTGCGGCTGGTCCACGAGGACGACCAGCTCGTGGCCTTTCACGACCTGAACCCTCAGGCCCCGGCCCACGTGCTCGTCATCCCCCGCAGGCACGTCGAGTCGCTAGGGTCGCTCGTGAAAGACGATGCGGAGCTCGCCGGGCGCCTCCTCCTTACGGCGGCCGAGATCGCCCGGTCCCTGAAGGTGGACGAGACCGGCTACCGGGTGGTGGCAAACGTCGGCGAAGACGGTGGGCAGTCGGTCGCGCACCTGCACCTGCACCTCCTGGGCGGGCGCGCGATGGTCTGGCCGCCGGGATGA
- a CDS encoding Smr/MutS family protein → MNAHALTVLEFGRALELVAGRAASQPGKEHILSLRPGTALEPLRAELARVGETLLHLERHPDWAPPPFPDFRESLARLDLEGSVLGPAELRDTIRLLHASRELSSGLADAGAQGEAGTAKAPGPSRQAPPGLGPSALRELRRRLLSRRDLEASLDRIVDEEGGVRDDASPALSSIRRGLRETRGKIVRKLEKYLAGLPDRFRVEDASVSIRDGRYVISVRREGKGDVGGIVHGESATGATLFIEPPLAIELANELHELERTEAREIQRILRETTDLLRPARAELGDAFDAQVELDTLWARALTARRWSGVPPELVPPADQALRVVEARHPLLVEQGIPVVPFFLELGGDERAVVISGPNTGGKTVLLKAMGLIHALAQSGVVPPVAEGTRLPLVEDIFADIGDEQSLAASLSTFSAHLANVREILDGAGPRSLVLVDEMGTGTDPSEGAALARALLEVLVERGARVFATSHLGALKRLDVEGSGIVNASLLFDAGRIEPTYTLQKGLPGRSYGLAIARRLGLPAEVLDRAEGYVDAGELRLETLLATLEEKERQLSEALRRAEAAQREALEVQGEAEARRERLDDRERTAEARAREQARRLLLEAREEVEEAIREVRTAHGAAADEVEGEARRRLETAARALREPAPEQRSSGAFEDPPRVHEGDRVELVGSGARGVVRGLTDERVTVEVGGMRLSVPLREVAPVAGGGDSPRPDAPRGRVPAMSGAGWSAPEVEARLEADLRGLRVDEVAMALGRALDGAIVGNLSELCVIHGKGTGAVKSRVQELLRQDLRVAVFRPGGEGEGGSGVTVVTLR, encoded by the coding sequence GTGAACGCCCACGCCCTCACGGTGCTCGAGTTCGGGCGGGCGCTCGAACTCGTCGCGGGCCGAGCCGCCAGCCAACCGGGGAAGGAGCATATCCTCTCCCTTCGGCCCGGGACGGCACTCGAGCCGCTCCGCGCCGAGCTCGCGAGAGTGGGAGAGACGCTGCTACATCTGGAGCGCCATCCCGATTGGGCGCCGCCTCCCTTTCCGGATTTCCGCGAGTCCCTCGCCCGCCTCGATCTGGAAGGGAGTGTGCTCGGGCCCGCCGAGCTGCGGGATACGATTCGCCTTCTCCACGCGTCCCGAGAGTTGTCCTCCGGTCTCGCGGACGCCGGTGCGCAGGGTGAGGCCGGGACGGCGAAGGCTCCCGGCCCCTCGCGCCAGGCCCCGCCCGGCCTCGGTCCATCGGCGCTACGGGAACTTCGAAGGCGCCTCCTCAGCCGCCGCGATCTGGAGGCCTCGCTCGACCGGATCGTGGACGAAGAGGGAGGGGTGCGGGACGATGCCAGCCCCGCTCTCTCCTCGATCCGGCGGGGCCTTCGCGAGACTCGCGGAAAGATCGTTCGGAAGCTCGAAAAGTATCTCGCCGGTCTCCCGGACCGCTTCCGGGTCGAGGACGCTTCCGTTTCGATCCGGGACGGTCGTTACGTCATCTCCGTGCGCCGGGAGGGGAAGGGAGATGTCGGAGGTATCGTCCATGGGGAGTCGGCGACCGGAGCGACGCTTTTCATCGAGCCCCCGCTCGCGATCGAGCTGGCGAACGAGTTGCACGAGCTCGAACGAACGGAAGCGCGCGAGATCCAACGGATCCTTCGCGAGACGACCGATCTCCTCCGCCCGGCTCGCGCGGAGCTCGGCGACGCCTTCGACGCGCAAGTGGAGCTGGACACGCTCTGGGCGCGGGCGCTCACGGCTCGTCGCTGGAGCGGGGTCCCGCCCGAGCTCGTCCCGCCGGCGGACCAGGCGCTTCGGGTGGTCGAGGCCCGCCACCCTCTCCTCGTGGAACAGGGAATCCCGGTGGTCCCCTTTTTCCTCGAACTCGGCGGCGATGAGCGGGCCGTCGTGATCTCGGGCCCGAATACGGGGGGAAAAACCGTTCTCCTGAAGGCGATGGGTCTCATCCACGCGCTCGCTCAGAGCGGCGTCGTCCCTCCCGTCGCCGAGGGAACGCGACTCCCCCTCGTGGAAGACATCTTCGCCGACATCGGGGACGAGCAGTCGCTCGCGGCATCGCTTTCGACCTTCTCCGCCCACCTCGCGAACGTCCGCGAGATCTTGGACGGGGCGGGTCCCCGCTCCCTGGTTCTCGTGGACGAGATGGGAACGGGCACCGATCCCTCCGAGGGCGCCGCGCTCGCTCGCGCACTGCTCGAGGTCCTCGTGGAGCGCGGGGCGCGCGTCTTCGCGACATCGCACCTGGGGGCGCTCAAGCGGCTCGACGTGGAGGGAAGCGGGATCGTCAATGCGTCTCTCCTCTTCGATGCCGGGCGGATCGAGCCGACCTACACACTTCAGAAGGGGCTCCCCGGACGGAGCTACGGGCTCGCCATCGCCCGCCGCCTCGGGCTCCCTGCCGAGGTCCTCGACCGCGCCGAGGGTTACGTGGACGCGGGTGAGCTTCGTCTCGAGACTTTGCTGGCGACCCTGGAAGAGAAGGAAAGGCAACTCTCCGAAGCGTTGCGCCGGGCCGAAGCTGCCCAGCGGGAAGCGCTCGAGGTCCAAGGCGAGGCGGAGGCGCGCCGGGAGCGTCTCGACGACCGTGAGCGGACCGCGGAGGCGCGCGCGCGGGAGCAGGCGCGCCGACTTCTGCTCGAAGCGAGAGAGGAGGTGGAGGAGGCGATCCGCGAGGTGCGAACCGCCCACGGCGCCGCCGCCGATGAAGTGGAGGGTGAGGCGCGCCGCCGCCTCGAAACGGCGGCGCGCGCCCTCCGCGAACCCGCGCCCGAGCAGAGGTCCTCCGGGGCCTTCGAGGATCCCCCCCGCGTGCATGAAGGCGACCGGGTGGAGCTGGTCGGAAGCGGGGCGCGCGGCGTCGTCCGCGGGCTGACGGATGAACGCGTGACCGTGGAAGTGGGCGGCATGCGCCTCAGCGTTCCGCTCCGGGAGGTCGCGCCCGTCGCGGGTGGAGGCGATTCGCCCCGGCCCGACGCTCCCCGGGGCCGGGTCCCCGCGATGAGTGGCGCCGGCTGGTCGGCGCCCGAGGTCGAGGCCCGCCTCGAGGCCGATCTTCGCGGGCTCCGGGTGGACGAAGTGGCGATGGCGCTCGGGCGCGCGCTCGACGGAGCGATCGTAGGCAACCTCTCCGAGCTTTGCGTCATTCACGGGAAGGGGACGGGCGCGGTGAAGTCCCGGGTCCAGGAGCTCCTTCGCCAGGACCTACGCGTCGCCGTCTTCCGACCCGGCGGAGAGGGAGAGGGGGGAAGTGGGGTGACCGTGGTGACCCTCCGATGA
- a CDS encoding GatB/YqeY domain-containing protein codes for MGISLQQQLRDALTQARKGRDKARTVLLTSTLSDIRNREIELGQEAGDDVVREVLSRGIKQRKESAEQMRAGKREDLAGKEDAEAAALAQFLPPPMSEEEVRAIVREIRAEGITQAGPLMGKLIPRIRGRFDGKDANRIVREELAG; via the coding sequence GTGGGAATCAGTCTGCAGCAACAACTTAGGGACGCGCTGACCCAGGCCCGGAAGGGAAGGGACAAGGCGCGGACCGTTCTCCTCACCTCGACCCTCTCCGACATCCGGAACCGCGAGATCGAGCTCGGCCAGGAGGCCGGCGACGACGTCGTGCGGGAGGTCCTTTCCCGCGGGATCAAACAGCGCAAGGAATCCGCGGAGCAGATGCGGGCCGGGAAGCGAGAGGACCTCGCCGGCAAGGAGGACGCGGAGGCGGCGGCGCTCGCCCAGTTCCTCCCTCCCCCCATGAGCGAGGAAGAGGTCCGCGCGATCGTACGGGAGATCCGGGCCGAAGGGATCACGCAGGCCGGTCCCCTAATGGGGAAGCTCATCCCCCGGATCCGCGGGCGGTTCGACGGCAAGGATGCGAACCGGATCGTGCGGGAGGAGCTCGCCGGGTGA
- a CDS encoding 50S ribosomal protein L11 methyltransferase — protein sequence MTRPGPLDPNPRTAPAEWLVLEVGKPVDEEAAAIAIEVLVARSGRGIEERDGILVGYLPATEAPASSVVEELCRELARALGGTAPPVAYRLQRHEAWEENWKRGFGPRRVTERIVVSPSWADPGLQPGELLLSLDPGMAFGTAEHSTTRGSLRLLDRRVAAGDRIADVGSGSGILAIAAALLGASRVVAFEPDSWSCAAAGENAVRNGVAKIVEVREEAVGPDTLAAFSPFDGIAANIESGILTPLLSSFRRALGPGAWVILSGILAAEWDEMAKRCDAAGFSVEAVDREDEWVSAALRARPVGLGTPTLQVDAV from the coding sequence ATGACGCGCCCGGGTCCGCTCGACCCCAACCCCCGCACGGCCCCCGCGGAGTGGCTGGTCCTCGAGGTGGGGAAACCGGTCGATGAGGAGGCTGCCGCGATCGCGATCGAAGTGCTTGTCGCGCGATCCGGGCGGGGAATCGAAGAGCGAGACGGGATTCTGGTTGGTTACCTCCCCGCGACCGAGGCTCCTGCGTCCAGCGTGGTCGAGGAGTTGTGCCGGGAGCTCGCCCGGGCGCTCGGGGGGACCGCACCCCCGGTCGCGTACCGTCTCCAGCGCCATGAAGCGTGGGAGGAGAACTGGAAGCGCGGCTTCGGTCCCCGCCGGGTGACGGAAAGGATCGTGGTGAGCCCGAGCTGGGCGGATCCAGGACTTCAACCGGGAGAGCTTCTCCTATCGCTCGATCCCGGGATGGCCTTCGGGACCGCGGAGCACTCGACGACGCGCGGCTCCCTCCGCCTCCTCGATCGCCGCGTCGCGGCCGGGGACCGGATCGCCGATGTGGGCTCGGGTTCCGGTATTCTCGCGATCGCCGCAGCCCTCCTCGGCGCGAGCCGGGTCGTCGCATTCGAACCGGATTCCTGGTCGTGCGCGGCGGCCGGAGAAAATGCGGTGCGCAACGGGGTAGCGAAAATCGTCGAGGTGCGGGAGGAGGCGGTGGGCCCGGACACGCTCGCCGCGTTCTCCCCCTTCGACGGGATCGCCGCGAATATCGAAAGCGGCATTCTGACACCGCTCCTCTCCTCCTTCCGCCGAGCTCTGGGTCCCGGCGCCTGGGTCATTCTGAGTGGGATCCTCGCGGCGGAGTGGGACGAGATGGCGAAACGATGTGATGCTGCCGGTTTCTCGGTCGAAGCAGTGGATCGCGAGGACGAATGGGTTTCCGCGGCGCTGCGGGCGCGCCCGGTGGGGTTGGGGACGCCGACTCTCCAGGTGGACGCCGTGTAA
- the dnaJ gene encoding molecular chaperone DnaJ — protein MADYYEILGVSRDADAEQIKKAYRKLAMQFHPDRNAGSTEAESRFKELSEAYEVLKDPQRRTAYDRFGKEGARAEAGGPFPEGFDLHDAIEIFMRDFGGAGGFEELFGGRRREGARRRKATGETLRVRVPITLLEVLKGATRKLRVAILNPCATCDGTGSADKGEAETCATCGGSGEERVAQRSVFGQFLSVTTCRSCGGEGRVVRDPCPTCHGEGRVRGESEIEVQIPPGVTSDNFITLRGRGNVGPRGGPRGDIVVLLEVQEDPRFVREGNHLVMDVAITAAQAALGAELEVPTVEGPATVKVPNGIQSGRAVRLRGKGLPDLNSGAIGDLIVRVRVWTPSRLGTEQREAYERLRSVEDAAPDRVEEGKDGPRGFWSRVKEAFTSG, from the coding sequence ATGGCGGACTATTACGAGATTCTCGGCGTCTCGCGCGACGCGGATGCCGAGCAGATCAAGAAGGCATATCGGAAGCTCGCGATGCAGTTCCATCCGGACAGGAACGCGGGCTCGACGGAGGCGGAGTCCCGCTTCAAGGAGCTCTCGGAGGCCTACGAGGTCCTGAAGGATCCTCAGCGCCGGACCGCCTATGATCGCTTCGGGAAAGAAGGGGCGCGCGCGGAGGCAGGGGGACCTTTTCCGGAAGGGTTCGACCTGCACGATGCCATCGAGATCTTCATGCGCGACTTCGGTGGCGCCGGTGGATTCGAGGAGCTTTTCGGGGGTCGCCGCCGCGAAGGGGCGCGACGGCGGAAGGCGACGGGAGAGACGCTACGGGTGCGGGTTCCGATCACCCTCCTGGAGGTCCTGAAGGGGGCGACCCGGAAGCTCCGCGTCGCGATCCTGAATCCCTGCGCCACCTGCGACGGGACCGGGTCCGCGGACAAGGGCGAAGCGGAGACCTGTGCCACGTGTGGTGGATCCGGCGAGGAGCGGGTCGCCCAGCGCTCCGTCTTCGGCCAGTTCCTCTCCGTGACGACCTGCCGGAGTTGCGGGGGGGAAGGCCGGGTCGTCCGAGATCCCTGCCCGACCTGTCATGGGGAAGGGCGCGTGCGGGGCGAAAGTGAAATCGAGGTCCAGATCCCGCCCGGCGTGACCTCCGACAACTTCATCACCCTACGGGGGAGGGGGAATGTGGGACCTCGCGGCGGGCCGCGCGGCGACATCGTCGTCCTCCTCGAGGTTCAGGAGGATCCCCGCTTCGTCCGCGAGGGGAATCATCTCGTGATGGATGTGGCCATCACGGCCGCCCAAGCGGCCCTCGGCGCCGAATTGGAGGTCCCCACCGTGGAGGGCCCGGCCACCGTGAAGGTCCCGAACGGGATCCAGAGTGGACGCGCCGTGCGACTCCGGGGGAAGGGACTTCCCGATCTGAACTCCGGCGCGATTGGAGACCTGATCGTCCGCGTGCGGGTCTGGACTCCGAGCCGCCTCGGCACGGAGCAGCGCGAGGCCTACGAGCGCCTGCGGTCCGTCGAGGATGCCGCCCCCGACCGCGTGGAGGAAGGGAAGGATGGCCCCAGGGGCTTCTGGTCGAGGGTGAAAGAAGCCTTCACATCGGGATGA
- the hrcA gene encoding heat-inducible transcriptional repressor HrcA has translation MKDIASRRASRPRDAEELSERERQVLEAVVRTYVDTAEPAGSRNVTRRYDLGVSPATVRNTMSDLEAKGYLFHPHASAGRIPTDRAYRAFVEQFMQPARLTDVEKERLELAIDARGSSAVEMIVRRATRALGLLSQELGVAAAPRLTSAVLERIDLVRVSSTKVLMVAQVRSGFARTVYVDLACEVPDDTLVTLTLLLNERLTGLTLKEIRDTVALRIRDAVSDGDPATEEVLNIFMQSGSDLFDWPEIDGNEIHIGQASVLASQPEFTSGERLKGLLELTERKDVLAGALAGRSHQRGIQITIGGENQTEELTGFTIVTAEYRVGGLKGVIGVIGPTRMPYEKVCAIVDHTSSLVNRILE, from the coding sequence ATGAAAGACATTGCATCGAGACGAGCGTCGAGACCGCGCGACGCGGAGGAGCTCTCCGAGCGGGAGCGACAGGTCCTCGAGGCCGTCGTGCGCACGTACGTGGACACGGCTGAACCGGCGGGGAGCCGGAACGTCACACGCCGCTACGACCTCGGCGTCTCGCCCGCGACCGTCCGCAACACCATGAGCGACCTCGAGGCGAAGGGCTACCTCTTCCATCCCCACGCGTCCGCGGGTCGCATTCCGACGGACCGGGCCTACCGAGCCTTCGTCGAACAGTTCATGCAGCCGGCCCGCCTCACCGATGTGGAGAAGGAACGGCTCGAGCTCGCGATCGACGCACGGGGATCGTCGGCAGTCGAAATGATCGTCCGCCGCGCCACGCGCGCCCTCGGGCTCCTCTCGCAGGAGCTCGGCGTCGCGGCGGCGCCCCGTCTGACCTCCGCCGTTCTCGAACGGATCGACTTGGTGCGTGTGTCGTCCACGAAGGTCCTGATGGTGGCCCAGGTCCGGAGCGGCTTCGCACGCACGGTGTACGTGGACCTCGCTTGCGAAGTCCCGGACGACACGCTGGTGACCCTGACCCTCCTTCTGAACGAGCGTCTCACCGGGCTCACGTTGAAGGAGATCCGCGACACGGTCGCGCTCCGCATCCGCGACGCGGTCTCGGACGGCGATCCGGCCACGGAAGAGGTTCTGAACATCTTCATGCAGTCGGGGAGCGACCTCTTCGACTGGCCGGAGATCGATGGGAATGAAATCCACATCGGGCAGGCCAGCGTGCTCGCTTCACAACCGGAATTCACGAGCGGGGAACGGCTCAAGGGACTCCTGGAGCTGACGGAGCGAAAGGACGTGCTGGCCGGGGCGCTCGCCGGACGGTCGCACCAGCGGGGGATCCAGATCACGATCGGGGGCGAAAACCAGACCGAAGAGCTGACCGGCTTCACGATCGTGACGGCGGAGTATCGCGTCGGCGGGCTCAAAGGGGTGATCGGTGTGATCGGCCCCACCCGGATGCCCTACGAAAAGGTCTGCGCGATCGTGGACCACACCTCATCCCTCGTGAACCGCATTCTCGAATGA